In Deltaproteobacteria bacterium, a single genomic region encodes these proteins:
- a CDS encoding DUF1329 domain-containing protein has protein sequence MKYFLRFIQRYMALLALAFLAGLFVPAAAPAWEPPDPKTYLMNYAELEKTKAYYDDPRSLMEGKYSLKSILPKELYEKLVFPMDEMKKEWAGIVGFKAPDVVGKKAPEVKPGKYTYKDLEKYPGFKELFGTVLGSRLKPGGPPFAGNVAEFEIVPTVQWYHSLPVSKATKENSSKIKVDSKGYLTPTSWEGGYPFPRPSGPHKALQIMYNVEKRYLSWDGSFVLFNRYKGYRKDLSEDYDGGGQVRHLKLGGRLALEPYGWLDERAKKRGEIKTFVMDFLKPRDSVGTAMSALYYLDSNKADQLMAYVPQLRRVRMLSSSDSQDPVQGQDLIYDDSEGFLQKLSPTIYPYEWKVLEETELLLQVFDGTEYVTKKGLEMRNVKFMRRPVYVIEGRQLDKNYVYSKRVFIVDRENFLFYEISNYDQKGRLYRTFQGGYEFEPDMGVFHLGGVLNLMKDHVDLHSNIVWQYQIPAFWGRKGVSLEQYMGAK, from the coding sequence ATGAAATACTTTCTAAGATTTATCCAACGATACATGGCATTATTGGCGTTAGCTTTTCTTGCCGGGTTATTTGTCCCAGCGGCTGCACCGGCTTGGGAACCACCGGATCCGAAGACGTATCTGATGAATTATGCTGAACTTGAAAAGACGAAGGCGTATTACGACGATCCGAGGTCGCTCATGGAGGGCAAGTATTCTTTAAAAAGCATCCTGCCCAAAGAACTATACGAGAAACTCGTATTTCCTATGGACGAGATGAAGAAAGAATGGGCTGGGATAGTAGGGTTCAAGGCTCCGGATGTGGTAGGTAAAAAGGCGCCGGAGGTCAAGCCAGGAAAATATACCTATAAAGATCTGGAAAAGTATCCCGGTTTCAAGGAACTGTTCGGGACGGTATTGGGGAGCCGGCTCAAGCCAGGCGGACCACCGTTTGCCGGTAACGTAGCAGAGTTCGAGATTGTTCCTACGGTACAGTGGTACCATTCCCTGCCAGTCTCTAAGGCAACCAAAGAGAACAGTTCCAAAATAAAGGTTGATAGCAAGGGCTATCTAACGCCCACGAGCTGGGAGGGGGGATATCCCTTTCCAAGACCATCGGGGCCGCATAAAGCGCTGCAAATTATGTACAACGTTGAAAAAAGATATTTGAGTTGGGACGGAAGTTTTGTTCTTTTTAACCGATACAAAGGCTATCGAAAGGACTTGTCAGAGGATTATGACGGCGGTGGCCAAGTCCGTCACCTGAAGCTGGGAGGGCGGCTTGCACTGGAACCATATGGCTGGCTCGATGAACGGGCAAAAAAGCGGGGAGAGATAAAAACGTTCGTAATGGATTTTCTCAAACCAAGGGATTCTGTGGGCACCGCGATGTCAGCCCTTTACTATTTAGACTCCAATAAAGCAGATCAGCTCATGGCGTATGTGCCACAGCTCAGACGTGTCCGCATGTTGAGTTCCTCCGATAGCCAGGATCCGGTCCAAGGTCAGGATCTGATATACGATGATAGCGAGGGGTTCCTGCAGAAACTTTCCCCCACCATCTACCCCTATGAGTGGAAGGTTCTTGAGGAAACGGAGCTCCTGTTACAGGTTTTTGACGGTACGGAATATGTTACAAAAAAAGGACTGGAAATGCGGAATGTCAAATTTATGCGACGGCCCGTATATGTCATAGAGGGCAGGCAGTTGGACAAAAATTATGTATACAGCAAGCGCGTCTTCATCGTGGATAGAGAAAATTTCCTGTTTTACGAAATCTCGAATTACGACCAAAAAGGCAGACTTTATAGGACCTTTCAGGGCGGCTATGAGTTTGAGCCTGACATGGGTGTCTTCCATCTTGGCGGTGTCTTAAATCTCATGAAAGATCATGTTGATCTTCACAGCAACATAGTATGGCAATACCAGATCCCAGCCTTCTGGGGCAGAAAAGGCGTTTCGCTGGAGCAGTACATGGGTGCAAAGTAA